GGAGGCTGCACTGCCAACAACCAATTGCCTTAACCGAGCCATTAGAAAAGGTCAGCAATTTTTGGTGAAACGTATGCTGCGCCGGCGACCGAGCCTCATAGAATACCCAGATCCCAATGGATACATGCCACTGGCCAATGCGATTATTCAGGGCGAAATGTGCATTATAGACGTCTTGCTATCGGCTGGCTGCAGCGTCCACCTGGGAAATTCTGGCAGCGGGAGGACACCATTACATGTGGGTAAGAGAGGCCGTCGTTgattatacatatacatatatgtatgtatatgtatttagtTGGCTTTCTACTTCGGCCACCTGCCATCGGCGCGTATCCTACTGAATAAGAAGGCTCAGCTGGAGGCGACGGACTGCAATGGAATGACGCCCACGCACTGCGCCGTCGACGCAAATCAGCTCGAAATGGTGAAGTTCGCCCTGGAGTCGGGCGCCAATCTGGAGGCCAGGGATGCCTGTGGCTGGACCGTTCTCATGCACGGAGGTAAGACTCGGAAGAGTGAACCAGGAGGCGGTTATAGGTGTTTTGCTTTCAGTGGTTATGGACTCAAGCCTGGAGATTATAAAAATACTGGTTACCCACGGGGCAGACCTGACGGCTGTGGATGGCGTTGGGAAATCCTGCAGCGAATTGGCAAAGCTTTATCGAAGGCAGCAGGTGGCGGACTACTTTGAAAATGTGCTCAAGTGTAGGTCAAGTAAAAGCGTGATTCCCGCTAACGGGGCTGAAGCTGAAGTTCAACAATAAAaattctcaaataattataaatcttaaaattattgcaaaactaaaataaatacttttggtTGTGGGTTACTGTGATTCTTTTATAGATTGACTGATTATGTGATTCCTTAAGTTCTAAGTTAGGCGATTTGCAATACAGTTTTTCAGATTTAAATACACCTTATAGAGTTTTCCGTCTGAAAGCCACACGAGTAAATGTTGACGAAATCAGGATTCTGCTTGAGGCCCAGGTAGAACACGTGTTCGGCCAGATCCTTGCCGAACTCACAGAAGTTCTGGGCGTATAGCGTGAAGAAGATGCGCTTATTGTTGAGATGATATTTGTGGAGTATACCGTCTTCCTGGTCGTATATTTCTTGGTTCTGCGGCTTTATAGCGATCCAGGTTCTATAATCTTCCCACACGGCGCGAAAGCTCTTAAGGTAGATCACGGCCAGCATTCGGGCTTCATCCAAAACGTTGACGAATTGCGGCAGCTTCAGGCACTCGACGTCCTCCCGGAAACGCGTAAAGTCCCTCTGACGCTCCGTACTGTTGTAGAGCGTCATATACAGGTGCACGGCGAACGTGGAGTAGTAGTAGGACATGGGCTTGTTCTGGCTTTGGAAGAGGTACAGGCTCCAGTCCAGCATGGTCCGTTGAACGCCCAGCTCGTAGGTGGAATTCCGCTTGCGGTGGAGCTCTAGGTTTCTGACGTTGTGCTCGTAGCTCTCCCGGTAGATCCGCAGGTCCTGGTACTCACGATTGAGGTCTCCGGAGTGAAAGTATATGCGCGGCGTTCGAAACTTCTCCTTGTACGTGGCCAGCTTGCTGTAGATGGGATGAGAGCCGAATTCTTCCTTTGTCTTCAGAACGAAGTTGTTCAGAATGTACAGGAAATCGGAAAGCTCGTGGGAACTGGGCTCCAGTTGGTTTTTGGTTATAATGTAACCGAAAAGGGGCTTGAAGTACTCGAAGGTCTGCCTATAGCAATCCTCCACGCCGTGATGTGTGTTGCAGGAGATGAAGAAGTCTATTAGCTTCTGCTTTGCCTGGAACTGCTCTGGGTCGTTCTGGAGCTCCGTCAAGAGTTGGATGAGCTCGCTCAGCTTCGGCATGTGGCCTGCGATTTATTATATACCTGAGTTAGTGTTTCAATAAAGCCCCATGTCATATAAATCTACCCATAATAGAGAAGAGCGTTCGGTTGCTACTGCAGACGTAGTCAAAGTAACTCTCGCAGGCATACTTCTCATGGTTGATGGTCTGCTGTAAGCGCACTGCCAGGCTTTCCAACTCCTTGATCCGCAGCTCCGAGAGGTTCCGTATGTATGCCACCTGACCCTGCGCTGCACCTGCCCACACGCAGAGGACCAGGGCGAGCGATGCGCCGAGCGCGAGATTTGTGCCTGCCATTGATTCGGCTTGCTCTACAACACTGAGAGCCGAGCTCCGGCTCCTCCAGCCCTATCGACATCCGCTGCCATTGCTCAACTCAAGCTCATTCTCTCGAGGGTCGGCTTTGCTTAGCTTGTTTGTATACTTCCTTTGCGATAAGCATGTCAAGCAGTATCAGTAAATTTCTCTCCCGCTGTTCTTAATAATGCTTTATTCGCTTGATACGAAGGTTTCTTCCAAGCCCCTTCCCCCCAGCTTTACAAATCAGACCTGACCTTAGAGTAGACGTCGGTGCGCCTCTGCTTGTAGATGGGAATTTGCCGCCGTACTTCCTCGACCATATTGAAATCTGTGCGAGGGGAAGCAGTATAGTCTGTGGAACAACTTTTACTACAACGGCAGTGGCCAACTTACCAATCTCCTCAACAATGAACTCGCATCCCTCGCCTGCCTCACGCTGCACCTGAGCCCAGGGATTCACGATCATCGAGTGTCCGTATGCCACATAGCCCGACATGTTGTCTCTGGCAGGCGAGCAGGTGACTACGAAAAGCTGGTTGTCAGTGGCGCGAGCTCTTTGCAGGAGCTCCCAGTGCATGGGTCCCTGGCAAATGCAGAAGGCGGACGGGTAAACCAGCATGGAGCAGCCTGTTgaaggtttatttatttatcagaAACTAACTGACAGCCGGCGGCTGAGTTTCTCACCCATAGTACGGTAGATGCGCGCCAGTTCATCGAATCGCTTGTCATGGCAGATGCCAATGCCTACCTTCTGCTGTCCAATCTGGACAACCGTCACCTCCGAACCCGCTGTCAGCACCGCCGCTTCATCGAACTCCACGCCACCAGCATTTTCTGGGTCAATGCTCATGGTGAAGAGATGAATCTGCCAGAAGTAGGGTTATTAATGACCGGCAGCTGCGACACCTTACCTTCCGATGCCGACCAATAAGACTTCCGTCGGCCGCCCACACGGTGCAAGTGTTGTACAACTTATCGCCCTCGCGCTCCACGATGCTGCCTCCTATTATATAGATCTTCAGTTCGCGGGCCAGCTTGGACAGAGCCTGGCACGTGGGACCTTCGGGAACGGGTTCGGCGAATTTTGGAAAGTCCTCCTGCGAATAGGGAGCGTTAAAGCTTTCCGGCAGGATGGCCAGTTGCAGTTTGGGGTTATCCGCCTTCAGCTTCTTAACGCTCCGAACAGCCCGTAGAACGTTCGCGGACACATCCCTGCCCACGGGCAGCTGCAGCATTGCCAGCGTCAACTCTgggattaatttttaattaggtaattaaaattaaaattaatgaatttgaaactaatctataaatatttacgcGTTCAAGTGATATTTGTCGACTTACTGTTgctcatttttaaatacttccTTGCTGGTTGAGCCTTAATTGTTGGCTCTGAACGAGCAGCTGCTTCGGAACCGCTTAATCAGATTGCATTGACTGCACATACATACTTATGTAAGTATGCATTCAGCGATTGAAGTCTTGCCGAACTTTAGCTTTATTGATAAGAATGCCTCtggattttttaataaattgatttgatttttgcatACGAATAACAGATTACAAATCGGCTCAAGAATCTGGGCGATGCACTTGGTCTTAAAACGATTAACTAGACAACGAccctgtaaaaatatatacagctgtTTTTCGTAAAAATAGCCCTGCCTCTACCAATTTCACTCGTTTCATAAGTAATACAAGTCTTCTATGATAGTTATCCAAAGTCATAGcccaaaacaaataaagagattaaaaaccccaaaaaaatagttatacgataaatataaacattttgaaacgTAGTCAAAAAATCGAGATAGATAAAACAACAATTTCAAGTAATTTTTTTAGGTATATAGACGACACCCCCATATAATCATATGGGGGTTATAAATGCAGTTTTCATCAAATGTCACGGTAAGACGGTAATAACAATtatcaattaaaacaaataatgccGCCATTATCATGTCAGAGCCTTCTAAACACATCAGCACAGTAATTAGTAGTATGTTTGTCAAGAGACGttggcaaaacaaataattaattaatcaatagGATAATTAGAACATTGGAAGGCTTATATAACAGGCATTGCTAGCGGAACCCTCTGATATTCCACTTAGTGAAGGCAAAGTCATGGGTCGACTTTTTAAACTGCAGGAAAACTGCCTGCGAGCGATGGGACACAGTCCCCCCGGCACTGATAGTACCGAAAAGGGGTCTCTGAGCTTGAATCACGTTATCTCACTGTTATTCGTTGTATCGGCGCAGTATCCTCTTATCTCCTATATCTTCTATAAGCGAAATGACATGGAGGAAATCACAGCCTGTCTGAGTGTCGTGTTCACCAACCTGCTAACAGTCATCAAGATTACAACCTTTCTTGTGTTTAAGCAGAACTTTTGGGAAATGATTCACCGCTTCAGACAAATGCATCGGCAATGTAAGTGATCTTCTGATAATGTACGCATAAACTGACTCCTATTGAAACTTTTCACAGCGGGACAGAGAGCAGGCGGAGGAGATGGATACAGCTATGTGGAGGATGCCAACAAGCAGGCTTCCCTACTGGGAAGAGCGTATTGCATCTCCTGCGGTCTAACGGGAGTATATTTTATGCTGGGACCCATAGTACAAATTATCACTAGCAACTGGCGAGGCACAATATATGTCAGGGAACTACCAATGCCCATGAAGTAAGCTAGACCAGTCCCCTGATCAGGGTACGATTTGCGGATTTGCTTCTTTCTTTCAGGTTCCCCTTCAACGACGTGGACAGTCCCGGCTACGAATTTGGGTTTCTCTATACCGTACTCGTTACTGTCGTCGTTGTGGCCTACGCATCGGCTGTCGACGGTCTGTTCATTTCGTTTGCCATTAATCTGCGAGGACATTTTCAAACCTTGCAGCAGGAAATCGAGCACTTCGACTTGGCGTTATCCGAAAGGGAGACTAACGCTGGTCTGAAATCAATGGTGGATTATCACGAGGAACTGCTCTCCCTGTCCAGGAAATTACGCTCGATCTACATGCCCACAGTATTCGGACAGTTTGTCATAACATCCTTGCAAGTGGGAGTGATAATCTATCAACTCGTGACGGTTGGTATATGAACATACACTCAGagtcatttttaatataattaaattatatatatttttagcataTGGACTCAGTTATGGATCTGTTATTGTACGTCACCTTTTTCGCTTCTATCAtgttgcaattatttatttattgttacgGTGGTGAAATCATTAAAGTTGAGGTAGGTCTGTGAAATTGAAAGTAAATATCcgttatattatatttagtttattgcAGAGTCTGCAGGTTGATGTCGCTGTCAGGGTCTCAAACTGGTATTTAGCTTCTCCGAACTTACGAAGATCTTTATCCATGATCATAATGCGGTCCCAGCGGGAAGTACTAATTAGAGCCGGATTCTATGATGCGAACTTGGCAAATTTTGTTGCTGTAATGTTGGCGACGttcaataattatttaatatttaaatgttttttatttacagaTTTGCAGGACTGCTTTATCGTTGATAACGCTTATAAAATCTATGGAGTAAGGCTAGATGATAGCGCTAGGATGCGTGCCCTTTTTCTTTGGGTGCACGATCAAagttatacaaaatattttattaacaaaaattaaataaacagaaaatgAAAATCTATTTACTAGGGCTATTATTGTTTCCTGGATCTTCTGGGGGGTTGGGGGGTgtgggggtaaggttaattcggtggtattatggcgaaacggctaaagtttggttaatgaattaaaaaaccacataataacacaacatttgaaaagtttttgataaattttgtattgaaaaatatttagaagtataggagttatagggaacctcccgagtcgcctccaaaaaaaattatacctcattcagtaaaggataagtgtcccgaggtattcacgaagcgtttttatttaaaaaaatttttcccgattttttatcaaaatttgaagtcaaaaccccgatttttgactcaaaaaattagttaatttgttaaataaaaacaaaaaaggaagctaactttgccacgccgaagtttgtatatccttgcagattggttttgatgtttatattatagatttaaatgctgaaaacactcataaaacagagtttcattacatattacctatacttattatgttaacagtttgacagttacagttttacattcacacatttacattttctctacatctaccgatcgcttctatggctgctatatgatataattgtccgatttttataaaatttataccaaaattctagaataacaaaataagcttttatctcaaagtagataaaaatacgttgaaaaacaacgaagctataattttttcctattaatttcccgactgttcctatgacagctatatcagtcgtccgattttcataaattttgttccgacatatatggcagtgagagtatatagaagactatatgcaaagtttcattcagatagctttaaaactgagggactagtttgcgtagaaacagacagacgaacagacagacagacggacatggctagatcgactcggctgttgatgctgatcaagaatatatatactttatagggtcggaaaggtctccttcactgcgttgcaaacttctgactgaaattataataccctgcaagggtataacaaagCAAATTGTCTTCAGGTAATAACTTATCATCGCccaacattatttttaaaccctCGGGTACTGGCGCCCTGGGTACGGTCACACTTATCGATTACGGCTCTTGTAATCGAGTgttctatattttatagctGGGTTATCGAACAGTCGATAGGAGTTATGGAAACATTTTATAGacttaaaagtaaataaatgattGAAATCAAAGCCAAATTGTTGCGTGCCGACTCGGCCATTTATGCAACCGGGGAAAGAGTTGAATGCCTGATCGAGTTTACCCACAAGGTATTTCCGGATGAGCAGGGAtcaacaaaaaacagaaatgcCAACGAAGCAAggtaatcaaaacaaattttttaattggcaaatcattaaaaacaatctCTTCTAAAAGCCAGGAAAATCTGGCTTGGGCCTCGGCGCAGCTGCATTGCTACCGGAAGACAAGCTACTCCAACTCCTCGACGGACAGAACCGCCGAACTTACGGAGATGATCGGGCGCACCGCCTTGGATGCAGTAACCCAAGCGCCCGGGGAAGTCATAGTGGCCACGAAGCCGAAGATCCTCTTCTGCGATTTACGCCTACAGCCCAGAGAGACAAAAATTTGTTAGTAGCATACGTTTTATTTTCTGATTCTTCTGATTAAATGCAgaatttcagattttttcaacgaatttgtgccCCGCGATGGTCCACCAACTTACAGAGGTCACGACATTCGCTATTTCTACAAGATCACCATAGCTACACAGCGTGTCAAGTCCAAGGTGCAGACGCTGACTGTGCCCATACGAGTCCTGCCGATTCCAGTCATCGCCCGGCCGGATGAGCTGCCCGTGACGGTCGAAACTAATGAAGAGCTGGCACCCACAAATCCCTTCCTGGACAAACGGGAAATCAGCGAGCTGGAGATCTCCTGGCACCATCTGAAGGTGAGTTGATTATCTTCTGGCTTCAACGCCTTAACGCTGATCACTCAAACATTTTCAGAATGTAACCGCCCGGCGGGCGCCCAAGTTCTATCGCATTTCCAACAAGCGCGGATTCGTGGGCCGTTTCTGTTTATTTAAGCAAGCCTACAAACTGGGAGAGGACATTGTGGGCA
Above is a genomic segment from Drosophila kikkawai strain 14028-0561.14 chromosome 3R, DkikHiC1v2, whole genome shotgun sequence containing:
- the flip gene encoding fibronectin type 3 and ankyrin repeat domains protein 1, which codes for MSEESQCNQELESPGPAWPDFKARIFNPTVNSVSLEFSLLDDALVYSVEQYHNRHGWQQAEWTSSSPVDVTNLEENFGYRLRIKALQIAENGSRYVALAISPDIIACTEAALPTTNCLNRAIRKGQQFLVKRMLRRRPSLIEYPDPNGYMPLANAIIQGEMCIIDVLLSAGCSVHLGNSGSGRTPLHLAFYFGHLPSARILLNKKAQLEATDCNGMTPTHCAVDANQLEMVKFALESGANLEARDACGWTVLMHGVVMDSSLEIIKILVTHGADLTAVDGVGKSCSELAKLYRRQQVADYFENVLKCRSSKSVIPANGAEAEVQQ
- the LOC108084324 gene encoding uncharacterized protein — encoded protein: MAGTNLALGASLALVLCVWAGAAQGQVAYIRNLSELRIKELESLAVRLQQTINHEKYACESYFDYVCSSNRTLFSIMGHMPKLSELIQLLTELQNDPEQFQAKQKLIDFFISCNTHHGVEDCYRQTFEYFKPLFGYIITKNQLEPSSHELSDFLYILNNFVLKTKEEFGSHPIYSKLATYKEKFRTPRIYFHSGDLNREYQDLRIYRESYEHNVRNLELHRKRNSTYELGVQRTMLDWSLYLFQSQNKPMSYYYSTFAVHLYMTLYNSTERQRDFTRFREDVECLKLPQFVNVLDEARMLAVIYLKSFRAVWEDYRTWIAIKPQNQEIYDQEDGILHKYHLNNKRIFFTLYAQNFCEFGKDLAEHVFYLGLKQNPDFVNIYSCGFQTENSIRCI
- the LOC108084328 gene encoding omega-amidase NIT2-like, translating into MSNKLTLAMLQLPVGRDVSANVLRAVRSVKKLKADNPKLQLAILPESFNAPYSQEDFPKFAEPVPEGPTCQALSKLARELKIYIIGGSIVEREGDKLYNTCTVWAADGSLIGRHRKIHLFTMSIDPENAGGVEFDEAAVLTAGSEVTVVQIGQQKVGIGICHDKRFDELARIYRTMGCSMLVYPSAFCICQGPMHWELLQRARATDNQLFVVTCSPARDNMSGYVAYGHSMIVNPWAQVQREAGEGCEFIVEEIDFNMVEEVRRQIPIYKQRRTDVYSKVRSDL
- the Or82a gene encoding odorant receptor 82a isoform X1, whose amino-acid sequence is MGRLFKLQENCLRAMGHSPPGTDSTEKGSLSLNHVISLLFVVSAQYPLISYIFYKRNDMEEITACLSVVFTNLLTVIKITTFLVFKQNFWEMIHRFRQMHRQSGQRAGGGDGYSYVEDANKQASLLGRAYCISCGLTGVYFMLGPIVQIITSNWRGTIYVRELPMPMKFPFNDVDSPGYEFGFLYTVLVTVVVVAYASAVDGLFISFAINLRGHFQTLQQEIEHFDLALSERETNAGLKSMVDYHEELLSLSRKLRSIYMPTVFGQFVITSLQVGVIIYQLVTHMDSVMDLLLYVTFFASIMLQLFIYCYGGEIIKVESLQVDVAVRVSNWYLASPNLRRSLSMIIMRSQREVLIRAGFYDANLANFVAICRTALSLITLIKSME
- the Or82a gene encoding odorant receptor 82a isoform X2 is translated as MEEITACLSVVFTNLLTVIKITTFLVFKQNFWEMIHRFRQMHRQSGQRAGGGDGYSYVEDANKQASLLGRAYCISCGLTGVYFMLGPIVQIITSNWRGTIYVRELPMPMKFPFNDVDSPGYEFGFLYTVLVTVVVVAYASAVDGLFISFAINLRGHFQTLQQEIEHFDLALSERETNAGLKSMVDYHEELLSLSRKLRSIYMPTVFGQFVITSLQVGVIIYQLVTHMDSVMDLLLYVTFFASIMLQLFIYCYGGEIIKVESLQVDVAVRVSNWYLASPNLRRSLSMIIMRSQREVLIRAGFYDANLANFVAICRTALSLITLIKSME
- the LOC108084344 gene encoding RAB6A-GEF complex partner protein 2; the encoded protein is MIEIKAKLLRADSAIYATGERVECLIEFTHKVFPDEQGSTKNRNANEASQENLAWASAQLHCYRKTSYSNSSTDRTAELTEMIGRTALDAVTQAPGEVIVATKPKILFCDLRLQPRETKIYFFNEFVPRDGPPTYRGHDIRYFYKITIATQRVKSKVQTLTVPIRVLPIPVIARPDELPVTVETNEELAPTNPFLDKREISELEISWHHLKNVTARRAPKFYRISNKRGFVGRFCLFKQAYKLGEDIVGSLDFSQCQVRCVQFSVKLQQQELPLRPQPVQSQSHQLHSQSSVGDDVSSINSFDMASIASGVVADNLHKSATSGSARDKEASAPTGKLMTISTTHQVCYATLQTQVVVPIPLHVTPTFRTDLVDVRWRLHFEFVTTTLMDFGSPNPESGELKAPSELPVETMVWNLPVTIYAANPLQIYAPNQTFSLLIK